In Reinekea thalattae, a genomic segment contains:
- a CDS encoding acetyl-CoA hydrolase/transferase C-terminal domain-containing protein, whose product MCSTLKTTDYTNLLELAEELFKKLDGNIVMGVPIGIGKATHMINAVYNVAKKNPQYRLEINSALSLNRPKLKTDLERRLLEPFFDRQFKDLPELEFANDVLSKKLPANVSIVEFYFKPGEVLKNPKAQQYALSSNYTHVPRDLMARNCNLVCQMIGKKEEQGRTRYSLGSNPDVTIDVQNMMREATAQDGKPRFMIGQVNDQMPFMPNDAEVAADFFDLIHDDSALYSPIFATPYTPVTPADHMIGFYTSLLIKDGGSLQIGIGSLGDAIVNSLLVRNSQNDIYQRLIGQTEALSKFPVVKSIGGSEPFEQGLYGNTEMLVPGYLELKKGDILKRKVYDDLHIQELVNQGLDPNQPSLEWLDALIQLERITPHLTQSHVDYLKQWGLLKAEVSYNDETLSYEGKSVAASLTADETRQWLTQHGLGDRILGARVIHAGFFVGGHQFYDSLRNMPEAELNEFNMTSVMFTNQIKGNEELRIKQLQHARFINTCMKTTLSGAAASDGLADGKVVSGVGGQFNFVTMGHEIPDARSILMMRSCRRRGAEAVSNIVMNYGHVTVPRHMRDIVVSEYGIADLRAKTDQEIIEELLKITDSRFQEDLIQKAKQAGKLRPDYKLPESAKHNTPEALSQLLADFKEQFPAFPFGCDLTDQEVAIGGALRQLKTNVDKKWPLVKALLSKVSVERKMETKEYLERLGLYEVKGIKQRILRKLVISVLPSQLNR is encoded by the coding sequence ATGTGTTCGACATTAAAAACTACAGATTACACCAACCTTTTGGAACTCGCTGAGGAGCTTTTCAAAAAACTCGACGGCAATATTGTTATGGGCGTGCCCATTGGTATTGGTAAAGCAACACACATGATTAATGCAGTCTATAACGTTGCTAAAAAGAACCCTCAGTACCGTCTAGAAATTAATTCAGCCTTGTCGTTAAACCGACCTAAATTAAAAACCGACCTTGAGCGCCGACTACTAGAGCCGTTCTTTGACCGTCAGTTTAAAGATTTACCCGAATTAGAATTTGCTAACGATGTTCTTAGTAAAAAATTACCTGCTAACGTCTCCATTGTTGAATTCTATTTTAAGCCGGGTGAAGTATTAAAAAACCCAAAAGCTCAGCAATATGCACTGTCCAGCAACTACACTCACGTACCGCGTGATTTGATGGCTCGAAATTGTAATCTGGTTTGTCAGATGATCGGCAAAAAAGAAGAGCAAGGTCGCACTCGTTACAGCCTAGGTTCCAACCCAGACGTTACCATCGACGTACAAAATATGATGCGTGAGGCAACTGCTCAAGACGGCAAACCACGCTTCATGATTGGTCAGGTCAACGACCAAATGCCATTCATGCCAAACGATGCTGAAGTAGCTGCAGACTTTTTCGATCTTATTCACGACGATTCAGCGCTGTACAGTCCGATCTTTGCAACGCCTTATACTCCAGTAACACCAGCTGATCACATGATTGGTTTTTACACCAGTCTGTTAATTAAAGATGGTGGCTCGTTACAAATTGGTATTGGTTCATTAGGCGATGCCATTGTTAACTCTTTGTTGGTCAGAAACAGCCAAAACGACATCTACCAACGTCTCATTGGTCAAACCGAAGCTTTGTCGAAATTCCCAGTCGTAAAATCCATTGGCGGCTCAGAACCATTTGAGCAAGGGCTATACGGCAACACAGAAATGCTCGTACCAGGCTATCTGGAACTGAAAAAGGGCGACATCTTAAAGCGTAAAGTTTACGACGACCTGCACATCCAAGAACTGGTTAATCAAGGCTTAGATCCAAACCAGCCATCATTAGAGTGGCTAGACGCCTTAATTCAGTTAGAAAGAATCACTCCGCACTTAACACAAAGTCACGTTGACTACCTAAAACAGTGGGGTCTACTAAAAGCGGAAGTGAGCTACAACGATGAAACGCTGAGCTATGAAGGCAAGTCCGTTGCCGCGTCATTAACAGCCGACGAAACTCGTCAATGGCTGACACAACATGGTTTAGGCGATCGCATTTTAGGAGCCCGAGTTATTCACGCTGGCTTCTTTGTTGGTGGCCACCAGTTCTATGATTCGTTGCGTAACATGCCAGAAGCTGAACTCAATGAATTCAATATGACGTCGGTAATGTTCACAAACCAAATTAAGGGCAACGAAGAGCTGCGTATTAAGCAATTGCAGCACGCGCGCTTTATTAACACCTGCATGAAAACAACTCTCTCTGGTGCTGCCGCAAGTGATGGCTTAGCAGATGGTAAAGTTGTTAGTGGTGTCGGTGGCCAGTTTAACTTTGTCACCATGGGTCATGAAATTCCTGACGCTCGCTCTATTCTAATGATGCGTTCTTGCCGCCGCCGTGGTGCCGAAGCAGTCAGTAATATTGTTATGAATTATGGTCACGTCACCGTACCACGCCATATGCGCGACATTGTGGTCAGCGAATACGGCATTGCCGACTTACGTGCAAAAACCGACCAAGAGATCATTGAAGAGTTGCTAAAAATCACCGACTCACGCTTCCAAGAAGATCTGATCCAAAAGGCCAAGCAAGCGGGCAAGTTGCGTCCAGATTACAAACTGCCTGAAAGCGCCAAGCACAATACCCCTGAAGCACTCAGCCAGCTGTTAGCAGACTTTAAAGAACAGTTCCCTGCCTTCCCGTTCGGTTGCGATCTAACCGACCAAGAAGTGGCTATTGGTGGCGCATTGCGCCAGCTAAAAACCAACGTCGATAAAAAATGGCCATTGGTAAAAGCGTTGCTGTCTAAGGTGTCTGTAGAGCGTAAAATGGAAACCAAGGAATACTTAGAACGACTTGGCTTGTATGAGGTTAAAGGCATCAAGCAACGCATTCTAAGAAAGCTGGTTATCAGCGTTTTACCATCCCAACTAAATCGCTAA
- a CDS encoding putative bifunctional diguanylate cyclase/phosphodiesterase — protein sequence MKLQNRFITNIGFLVGIISLLCIFFIQKNIRQYNSEQLDRQLSAQLTTSSDYFNEVINNTQSNLNLIGQNILVQDYLAATQVDHKQYAQALIVRLFNQYITLNDVYSEISIILPDGQEAISVQQTPSENEPISYDSSLARIESDHLEYINNISFLLEHTQEDDRLAAYYPIISIPQQHPLGFLKISISLPLISNKLSSKLFIIGFYYDSKNIIDDTISAEFGLSMTDNLDSKDYFYQQNEIFDDFYIRTIRKVDVLSAETKALILSSWLYIALAIILIVLISIIILRKTILEPLDLFAGLVERSDIYSHKPEKFEKFNDYEFKALTRSLNKLMVRLQRSSDTLKKQALTDELTGLPNRAAFYELIEIHKKRDNPDRLSVMFLDLDGFKQINDNYGHLTGDLLLKAVAEKLKSCIRRDYRNKDSSRRDTVIRLGGDEFAIIINKDSQADVVANKIINELREGIEIANHTLYTGVSIGIAIYPDHTIDPELLIQYADIAMYDAKRNGKMRYSFFSEELAEGEREKMSIETAIRQGIQHKRFFAYFQPKINCQTGEIVGVEALARLKDEHGNLIPPSSFVPLAHEFGMLDHITLTMAEQTCQMLQIIQNPELVISLNITPSQLNDSKLIVDIRKIIHRYRVFTRQIEFEITEEELINNELETKNNLDFIRQFGFKTALDDFGAGYSSLGYLKKFQFDTLKLDRAFISTDDYDSEASIAVIKSIKTLATTLDMDIVSEGVETQRQVDFVESLGIHIIQGYYYSKPIPAADFLKMYERNTKMFTEQSNS from the coding sequence ATGAAGTTACAAAACAGATTTATTACAAACATCGGGTTTCTAGTTGGCATCATCTCACTGCTCTGTATTTTCTTTATTCAAAAAAATATTCGCCAATACAACTCCGAACAATTGGATCGCCAATTGTCAGCTCAACTAACCACCAGTAGCGACTACTTTAATGAGGTTATAAATAACACCCAGTCCAATCTAAACCTAATTGGACAAAATATCCTGGTGCAAGATTACCTCGCTGCAACACAAGTGGATCATAAGCAATACGCACAGGCGTTGATCGTCCGTCTATTCAATCAATACATTACTCTGAATGATGTTTACTCTGAAATCAGCATCATATTACCAGACGGACAAGAGGCTATTTCGGTTCAGCAGACGCCTTCTGAAAATGAACCTATTAGCTACGACTCAAGTCTTGCACGAATAGAGTCAGACCACCTAGAGTACATCAATAACATTTCGTTTCTCTTGGAACATACTCAAGAGGATGATCGCCTTGCTGCCTATTACCCTATTATCAGTATTCCGCAACAGCATCCGCTAGGCTTCCTCAAAATATCCATTAGTCTGCCGTTGATCTCAAACAAGCTCAGCTCTAAGTTATTTATTATCGGCTTTTATTACGACAGTAAAAATATAATAGACGACACCATCAGCGCTGAATTTGGCCTCAGCATGACAGATAATCTGGATAGCAAAGATTACTTTTATCAGCAGAACGAAATTTTTGATGATTTTTATATTCGCACTATTCGCAAGGTCGATGTCTTAAGCGCAGAAACAAAGGCGCTAATATTAAGCAGCTGGCTGTATATTGCTCTGGCGATTATCCTAATTGTGCTTATCAGTATCATTATTTTAAGAAAAACGATTCTAGAGCCTTTAGACCTATTTGCAGGCCTAGTAGAGCGGTCTGATATCTACAGTCATAAACCAGAGAAGTTCGAAAAATTTAATGACTATGAATTTAAAGCCCTCACCCGCAGCCTCAATAAACTCATGGTTCGCTTGCAGCGTTCATCTGACACCCTTAAAAAACAAGCGCTGACCGATGAACTAACTGGCTTGCCTAACCGCGCCGCCTTTTATGAGCTCATTGAAATTCATAAAAAAAGAGACAACCCTGATCGTCTATCGGTTATGTTTTTAGACCTCGATGGCTTTAAACAGATCAACGATAACTACGGCCACCTAACCGGTGACCTGTTATTAAAAGCCGTTGCAGAAAAATTAAAATCCTGCATCCGCAGAGATTATAGAAACAAAGATTCATCGCGCCGAGATACTGTTATTCGGTTAGGTGGCGACGAATTTGCCATTATCATTAATAAAGACAGCCAAGCCGATGTGGTCGCCAATAAAATTATTAATGAGCTTAGAGAAGGCATCGAGATTGCCAATCACACCCTCTATACCGGCGTTAGTATTGGCATTGCGATTTATCCTGACCACACCATCGATCCAGAACTGCTCATACAGTACGCCGACATTGCGATGTACGATGCCAAGCGAAACGGTAAGATGCGCTACTCTTTCTTTTCTGAAGAACTGGCCGAAGGCGAACGTGAAAAAATGTCGATTGAAACGGCAATTCGCCAAGGCATTCAACACAAGCGTTTCTTTGCTTATTTTCAGCCAAAGATCAATTGCCAAACAGGCGAAATTGTTGGCGTTGAAGCATTAGCTCGGCTGAAAGACGAACACGGAAATCTCATTCCGCCTTCCAGCTTTGTACCGTTGGCGCATGAATTTGGCATGCTCGATCACATTACATTAACCATGGCGGAACAAACCTGCCAAATGTTACAGATCATTCAGAACCCTGAGCTGGTGATATCGCTAAATATTACGCCATCACAATTAAATGACTCAAAATTAATCGTCGATATCCGAAAAATTATCCATCGCTACCGAGTCTTTACGCGCCAAATTGAGTTTGAAATTACTGAAGAAGAGCTGATTAATAACGAGCTTGAAACCAAGAATAATCTCGACTTTATTCGTCAGTTCGGCTTTAAGACTGCGCTGGATGATTTTGGTGCTGGTTATTCTTCTTTGGGTTATCTGAAAAAATTCCAGTTCGATACCCTGAAGTTAGATAGAGCCTTTATCAGTACTGACGATTACGACAGTGAAGCCTCTATTGCGGTGATAAAATCGATCAAAACATTGGCGACAACACTGGATATGGACATTGTCTCTGAAGGCGTCGAAACACAACGGCAAGTCGACTTTGTTGAAAGTTTAGGCATCCATATTATCCAAGGCTACTACTACTCTAAACCGATTCCTGCGGCGGACTTTTTAAAGATGTATGAACGAAACACCAAGATGTTTACAGAACAAAGCAACTCCTAG
- a CDS encoding M15 family metallopeptidase, whose protein sequence is MKRRDFIIQSLSASAVVASAGYASLDMFLRRSSPYRPDIEARATQATLEVPEAFEAIGDEGLLTSPSPALQLAEPPASPVHSRPAVSYAQQQKAESLTPSEFPQAPVAQNEPFPAVGPQPEPVEEIVLSEADKEAAEKAKIAVPVASAQTTQEKINNFEQDFTDDVILIEDEYRILVQTLERINRVQRYVGFGNFNLISLDDAMKYANSAPQIGAFTAEEKAFLEMLFYADSSRLGFYGDKVVDNPTNIIATSDVVKVPKTGHFVYRGHSEEFYYKIRNEIGPTLILTSGVRNIVKQSQLFLAKVVHASGNMSRASRSLAPPGHSYHAVGDFDVGQVGAGLSNFTAAFAETDEFKKLQSLGYVRIRYTADNKLGVRYEPWHIRVV, encoded by the coding sequence GTGAAGCGCCGTGATTTTATTATTCAATCGTTGTCAGCGTCTGCGGTAGTTGCCAGTGCCGGCTACGCATCCTTAGATATGTTCTTACGCCGTTCTTCGCCGTATCGACCTGATATTGAGGCGCGAGCGACACAGGCGACATTAGAGGTTCCTGAAGCCTTTGAAGCTATTGGTGATGAAGGCTTATTGACCAGTCCAAGCCCAGCGCTGCAACTGGCTGAGCCGCCAGCATCGCCAGTGCATTCAAGACCGGCCGTGTCTTATGCGCAACAGCAGAAAGCGGAATCGCTGACTCCTTCTGAATTCCCACAAGCACCGGTTGCTCAAAACGAACCTTTCCCTGCGGTAGGCCCACAACCTGAGCCGGTAGAGGAAATCGTACTTTCTGAAGCCGACAAAGAAGCCGCAGAAAAAGCTAAAATCGCCGTACCGGTTGCTTCTGCTCAGACGACGCAAGAAAAAATTAACAACTTTGAACAAGACTTCACTGATGATGTTATCTTGATTGAAGACGAATACCGTATTTTAGTACAGACGTTGGAGCGTATTAACCGCGTTCAACGTTATGTCGGCTTTGGCAACTTTAACCTCATTTCATTAGATGATGCTATGAAATACGCCAATTCAGCTCCACAAATAGGCGCATTCACTGCAGAAGAAAAAGCCTTTTTAGAAATGTTGTTCTATGCAGATTCCAGCCGGTTAGGTTTTTATGGCGATAAGGTCGTCGATAATCCAACCAACATCATTGCAACCAGCGATGTCGTCAAGGTGCCAAAAACAGGTCACTTTGTTTATCGCGGGCATTCGGAAGAGTTTTACTACAAGATTCGTAACGAAATTGGTCCAACACTGATCCTAACCAGTGGTGTGCGCAATATCGTTAAGCAATCACAACTGTTTTTGGCAAAGGTGGTTCATGCCAGCGGTAACATGTCTCGTGCTTCTCGCTCTCTTGCGCCGCCAGGGCACTCCTACCATGCTGTCGGTGATTTCGATGTTGGTCAGGTTGGGGCAGGCTTAAGCAACTTTACTGCAGCCTTTGCTGAAACAGACGAGTTTAAAAAGCTACAGAGCTTAGGTTATGTCCGTATTCGATATACGGCCGATAATAAACTCGGTGTACGTTACGAGCCTTGGCATATTCGCGTCGTCTAA
- a CDS encoding TerB family tellurite resistance protein, with protein sequence MLDRILAFFENKSEPDQPLSVDECAAALLIEVMLADLDADQRERDCIANILVRRTGSPLVEVLQLIDTAYQQQQESHDLYQFTKVITDNWDEEQRFELIVDMWRVALADGDLDKYEDHRIRRVNELLHLYHSHFIKAKSAAQH encoded by the coding sequence ATGTTAGATCGCATTTTGGCCTTTTTTGAAAACAAGTCTGAGCCGGATCAGCCGTTGTCGGTGGACGAATGCGCCGCTGCGCTGCTAATCGAAGTTATGCTGGCAGATTTGGATGCCGATCAACGCGAGCGGGATTGCATTGCCAATATCTTAGTGCGACGTACCGGCAGCCCATTGGTGGAAGTATTGCAGCTTATCGATACGGCTTACCAACAGCAGCAGGAATCACACGATCTGTATCAATTCACTAAGGTGATTACCGATAATTGGGATGAAGAGCAGCGCTTCGAATTGATCGTGGATATGTGGCGAGTGGCCTTAGCCGATGGTGATCTAGATAAATACGAAGATCACCGCATACGCCGAGTCAATGAGCTGCTGCACCTTTATCATTCTCACTTTATTAAGGCTAAGTCAGCTGCGCAGCACTAA
- a CDS encoding DUF2721 domain-containing protein: MTITTPALLFPAISLLLLAYTNRFLVIAQLIRSLYKQNDENPDMDIRNQILHLRVRIIAIRRMQVAGILSFILCVITMFTIYIEREVIAHLMFGASLILLLASLCFSLYEVQISGQALNLQLKNLENKSEDK, from the coding sequence ATGACTATCACGACACCTGCTCTACTTTTTCCAGCAATATCACTGTTACTGCTGGCCTACACCAACCGTTTTTTAGTCATTGCCCAGCTGATTCGATCTCTCTACAAGCAAAACGATGAAAACCCCGACATGGATATACGCAACCAAATACTGCATCTCAGAGTACGTATTATCGCCATACGCCGCATGCAAGTGGCCGGCATTCTGTCGTTTATTCTCTGTGTTATTACCATGTTCACCATCTACATTGAGCGCGAAGTGATCGCACATCTCATGTTTGGCGCATCACTGATTTTGCTGCTAGCGTCTCTGTGCTTTAGCCTTTACGAAGTTCAAATTAGCGGCCAAGCACTGAATTTGCAGTTGAAGAATCTGGAAAACAAAAGCGAAGATAAATAA
- the dapE gene encoding succinyl-diaminopimelate desuccinylase, with the protein MNSETIQLACELIQRQSVTPKDEGCQPLIADRLSQCGFDIEHMRIEDVDNLWAVHGEQREPFLVFAGHTDVVPAGDADQWRFPPFQATIDAGMLYGRGAADMKGSVAAFVVATERFIRDYPNHKGRLGYLITSDEEGDAYHGTDAVMQELTRRGEQIDWALVGEPSSTEQLGDVIKNGRRGSMLGYLTVKGVQGHVAYPHLAKNPVHLAAPAIEALSKEVWDQGNEFFPATSFQISNIKAGTGATNVIPGSAEIMFSFRFSTEVTAEQLQQRVAELLDQFDFEYELNFELKGLPFLTERGQLVEAAIAAVKSTTGREPELSTAGGTSDGRFIAPTGAQVLELGPLNKTIHQVDECVSVDDLNTLTEVYYQLMVNLLA; encoded by the coding sequence ATGAACTCTGAAACCATTCAGCTGGCCTGCGAGCTAATTCAACGTCAATCTGTTACGCCAAAGGATGAGGGTTGTCAGCCTCTGATCGCGGACCGCTTAAGCCAATGTGGCTTCGATATAGAGCACATGCGCATAGAAGATGTCGATAACCTTTGGGCTGTACATGGTGAACAGCGCGAGCCTTTTTTAGTGTTTGCTGGACACACCGATGTTGTTCCCGCAGGTGACGCTGATCAGTGGCGTTTCCCTCCGTTTCAAGCCACTATCGATGCGGGCATGCTATACGGCCGTGGCGCTGCCGATATGAAAGGCAGTGTCGCTGCGTTTGTCGTTGCCACCGAACGATTTATCCGCGATTACCCAAATCATAAGGGTCGCTTAGGTTATTTAATCACCTCCGATGAAGAGGGTGATGCTTACCACGGTACCGATGCCGTGATGCAAGAGTTGACCCGTCGAGGCGAGCAAATCGATTGGGCTTTGGTCGGTGAGCCTTCTAGTACTGAGCAACTTGGTGACGTTATTAAGAATGGACGACGTGGCTCTATGCTGGGTTACTTAACCGTAAAGGGTGTTCAGGGCCATGTTGCCTATCCGCATTTGGCGAAGAACCCGGTTCATCTTGCTGCGCCTGCAATCGAAGCATTAAGCAAAGAAGTTTGGGATCAGGGCAATGAGTTTTTCCCCGCGACATCGTTCCAGATTTCAAATATTAAGGCGGGCACAGGGGCAACGAATGTTATTCCGGGCTCAGCTGAAATTATGTTTAGCTTCCGCTTTAGCACCGAAGTTACAGCAGAGCAATTGCAGCAGCGCGTGGCCGAATTGCTGGATCAATTCGATTTTGAATATGAACTTAACTTTGAGCTCAAGGGTTTACCGTTTTTAACAGAGCGTGGCCAATTGGTTGAAGCGGCTATTGCCGCAGTGAAATCGACAACCGGCCGTGAGCCTGAATTATCGACCGCCGGTGGTACCTCAGATGGCCGCTTTATTGCGCCAACGGGCGCTCAGGTTTTGGAATTGGGACCTTTGAATAAAACTATTCATCAGGTTGATGAATGCGTCAGTGTTGATGATCTTAATACCCTGACCGAGGTTTATTATCAGCTGATGGTTAATTTGCTGGCTTAA
- a CDS encoding cold-shock protein, whose protein sequence is MKFKFWLVRVGICLLVALPVPFVITALLTLVTGVAELTIVELADFSFTPAKGIAFVLIVAVVALVSFLAIVISQSEVLEEDDREEGVVKWFNVSKGFGFLTREDGEDVFVHFRSIRGRGHRSLQEGQRVLFGVVESSKGLQAEDVTILRQNH, encoded by the coding sequence ATGAAGTTTAAGTTTTGGTTAGTTCGTGTTGGTATATGTTTATTAGTCGCCTTACCTGTGCCGTTTGTCATTACGGCCTTGTTAACGTTGGTGACGGGTGTTGCTGAGTTAACGATTGTTGAGTTGGCTGATTTTTCTTTTACGCCTGCTAAAGGCATAGCGTTCGTACTTATTGTGGCGGTTGTGGCACTTGTTAGCTTTTTAGCCATTGTTATTTCACAGTCAGAAGTGCTTGAAGAAGACGACCGTGAAGAAGGCGTGGTGAAATGGTTTAACGTCAGCAAGGGTTTTGGCTTTTTAACCCGAGAAGATGGCGAGGATGTTTTTGTCCACTTTCGCTCAATTCGTGGCCGAGGTCACCGTTCGTTACAGGAAGGTCAACGAGTACTGTTTGGTGTGGTTGAAAGCTCTAAAGGCTTGCAAGCAGAAGACGTTACTATTTTGCGTCAAAACCATTAA
- a CDS encoding SlyX family protein — MNDHDKIIDLESRLTYMDDTVEQLNQIVSEQQLKIDFLERQLKQIASDYNEFKEQLAPDIVDTKPPHY; from the coding sequence ATGAACGACCACGATAAAATCATCGATTTAGAAAGCCGACTAACCTACATGGATGATACGGTTGAACAGCTCAATCAGATTGTCAGTGAGCAACAACTTAAAATAGACTTTTTAGAACGACAGCTAAAACAGATCGCCAGCGACTATAACGAATTCAAAGAACAGCTCGCGCCCGACATTGTCGACACTAAACCACCACACTACTGA
- the plsB gene encoding glycerol-3-phosphate 1-O-acyltransferase PlsB, translating to MFVLRRIVQKVLFWWVRVAENPHHTNFDELKKHKNCIYVLEHQSTSDALVSDHQLQKHGLASIYDELDIPNLSNESRLLTVHSRNSVIRAKKEGINSRLKNLLEFLADNPEQDILLVPVALFWGRASSAKLGAVNALFSSNWTVIGRFKKLFTLIFNGRDTFFEINEPISLREIFDETPDLSIASRKVARILRVHFRRVRTAAIGPDLSHKRVLIEQLLKTDPVRKAISAHSKAKGVPIEKSRKVALKNAQAIAADLSYSTIRMYDIVLTKLWNKIYNGIELHGIEPVRELAKDHEIVYVPCHRSHIDYLLLSYTLHRNGLSVPHIAAGENLNMPIVGGILRRGGAFFIRRKFGGDKLYTAVFNEYIHTVFSRGFPVEYFVEGGRSRTGRMRSPATGTLAMTVRSHLRNSEKPIAFIPVYIGYEKVFESRSYVGELKGKDKKKENLFDLVKSVKHLKNYGRVYLNFGQAISLNSQLEQHKPDWNEATYGPNDRPEWMFSFVDQLAIQVVKRINSAAALNPINMVATALLSTPRQAIESSLLLEQLKLLKSLHQAVPLSEHITLPESRPEEWVEYAVGMGTLQRIPQKLGDLYGLDGQNTITMSYYRNNVQHIFALPSLIAALVVRAEGVAKSALMEQIGMIFPYIQNELFIELSGETLQAKAEQTLAFMAEQGILSIDKQGLVQAPDKASDNNLQLQYLANIMLPTLERYLITLSVLVRLGSGNCSQAILENQSQQMAQRLALLNGLDAPEFFDKALFKSFIQALKTKGVLTLNEEANLAYDERIHNIISQASFVIPDDVWHNIHQIIQRSTQEG from the coding sequence ATGTTTGTCTTACGTCGCATCGTGCAAAAGGTTTTATTCTGGTGGGTTCGCGTGGCCGAAAACCCGCATCACACTAATTTTGATGAACTGAAAAAACATAAAAACTGTATCTATGTACTCGAACATCAATCTACTTCTGATGCGCTAGTTTCTGACCACCAGCTGCAAAAGCACGGCTTGGCCAGTATTTACGATGAACTCGACATTCCAAATCTTAGCAATGAATCCCGTCTATTGACCGTACATTCACGTAATTCTGTGATTCGGGCTAAAAAAGAAGGTATTAACAGCCGCCTTAAAAACCTATTAGAGTTTTTAGCCGATAACCCAGAGCAGGACATTCTGTTGGTGCCTGTTGCGCTATTTTGGGGGCGCGCCTCTTCCGCCAAACTGGGCGCTGTTAACGCGCTTTTCAGTTCCAACTGGACTGTGATTGGCCGTTTTAAAAAGCTGTTCACCCTAATATTTAATGGCCGCGATACCTTTTTTGAAATTAACGAACCCATTTCCTTACGCGAAATTTTTGATGAAACTCCCGACTTATCGATCGCTTCACGTAAGGTCGCGCGTATTCTTCGAGTGCATTTTCGCCGCGTACGTACTGCTGCCATTGGCCCAGACTTATCGCACAAGCGTGTACTCATTGAACAGCTACTGAAAACCGACCCAGTACGCAAAGCAATTAGTGCGCACTCCAAGGCCAAAGGCGTTCCTATTGAAAAGTCACGCAAAGTCGCCTTAAAAAATGCACAGGCCATTGCTGCGGATCTTTCCTACAGCACGATCCGCATGTACGACATTGTGCTTACCAAACTTTGGAATAAGATCTACAACGGTATCGAGCTGCACGGTATTGAGCCAGTCAGAGAGTTAGCCAAAGATCACGAAATTGTCTACGTACCCTGCCACCGAAGCCATATTGACTACCTGCTATTAAGTTACACCTTGCACCGTAACGGCCTAAGCGTGCCGCACATTGCTGCCGGTGAAAACCTAAACATGCCCATTGTTGGTGGCATTTTGCGTCGCGGTGGTGCTTTCTTTATTCGCCGTAAATTTGGTGGCGATAAACTCTATACCGCAGTCTTCAATGAATATATCCATACTGTATTCTCACGCGGCTTCCCGGTGGAATACTTTGTCGAAGGCGGCCGTTCCCGTACAGGCCGTATGCGTTCACCGGCAACCGGTACACTGGCAATGACGGTACGCAGCCACTTACGCAATTCAGAAAAACCGATTGCGTTTATTCCGGTCTATATCGGTTACGAAAAAGTCTTTGAAAGCCGCTCTTATGTTGGCGAACTAAAGGGCAAGGATAAAAAGAAAGAAAACCTGTTCGACTTAGTAAAGTCAGTGAAACATTTAAAAAATTACGGCCGTGTTTACCTGAATTTTGGTCAGGCGATTTCATTAAACAGCCAGCTGGAGCAACATAAGCCGGACTGGAATGAAGCGACCTATGGCCCGAACGACCGCCCTGAATGGATGTTTTCTTTTGTTGATCAATTGGCGATTCAGGTGGTTAAACGCATTAACTCAGCCGCGGCGCTAAACCCTATTAACATGGTCGCGACTGCCCTGCTTTCTACTCCGCGACAAGCCATTGAAAGCAGCCTGTTGTTAGAACAGTTAAAGCTGTTGAAAAGCCTTCATCAGGCGGTACCACTGAGCGAGCATATTACACTGCCAGAGAGTCGCCCTGAAGAATGGGTTGAATACGCCGTTGGCATGGGCACCTTGCAACGCATTCCACAAAAGCTGGGTGATCTATACGGTTTGGATGGTCAAAACACCATTACCATGTCGTATTACCGTAACAACGTGCAGCATATCTTTGCACTGCCATCGTTAATTGCTGCGTTAGTGGTGAGAGCCGAAGGTGTCGCAAAGTCGGCACTGATGGAACAGATCGGAATGATTTTTCCGTACATTCAAAACGAACTGTTTATTGAGCTGTCTGGCGAAACACTGCAAGCCAAAGCCGAGCAAACATTGGCGTTTATGGCTGAGCAAGGCATTCTGTCAATCGACAAACAAGGTCTTGTTCAAGCGCCAGACAAAGCCTCAGACAATAACTTACAGTTGCAGTACCTTGCCAATATTATGCTACCAACGCTGGAGCGCTACCTCATTACGCTTTCAGTCTTGGTGCGCTTAGGCTCAGGTAACTGCTCGCAAGCCATTCTTGAAAACCAATCGCAGCAAATGGCGCAGCGACTGGCATTGCTTAACGGCTTGGATGCACCAGAATTCTTCGACAAAGCCCTGTTTAAAAGCTTTATTCAAGCTCTTAAAACCAAGGGTGTGTTAACGCTCAACGAAGAAGCAAACTTGGCTTACGATGAACGTATCCATAACATTATCTCGCAAGCTTCGTTTGTTATCCCAGATGATGTCTGGCACAACATTCACCAAATCATTCAGCGATCAACGCAAGAAGGCTAA